The following coding sequences lie in one Musa acuminata AAA Group cultivar baxijiao chromosome BXJ3-1, Cavendish_Baxijiao_AAA, whole genome shotgun sequence genomic window:
- the LOC135629520 gene encoding 4-coumarate--CoA ligase 1-like, whose protein sequence is MGSIALPEETIFRSKLPDIEITNDIPLHTYCFERLAEFAGRPCVIDGATGTVLTYAEVDAAARGFAAGLFSVGIGRGDVFMILLRNSPEFVIAFLAASYRGAVATTANPFYTTGEIHKQAAGSGARLIITESCYVDKIREFAGERDITIVTVGDGPAPDGCRLFADLMGTDAGALSAAEFDPDDVVALPYSSGTTGLPKGVMLTHRSLITSVAQQVDGDNPNLYLHQDDVLLCVLPLFHIYSLNSVLLCGLRVGAAILIMRRFEVGPLLELVQRHRVTIAPFVPPIVLEFVKSPLVDGYDLSSIRMVMSGAAPMGKELEDKFMTKLPNAQLGQGYGMTEAGPVLSMCLAFAKEPFEVKSGACGTVVRNAEMKIVDPATGASLGSNQRGEICIRGAQIMKGYINDPEATRNTIDKDGWLHTGDIGYVDNDDEVFIVDRLKEIIKYKGFQVAPAELEALLITHPNIADAAVVPMKDEAAGEVPVAFVVRSNGSKISEDEIKQYISKQVVFYKRINKVFFTETIPKAPSGKILRKDLRAKLAAQFPIGPFP, encoded by the exons ATGGGTTCAATTGCGCTCCCGGAGGAGACCATTTTCCGATCCAAGTTGCCGGATATCGAGATCACCAACGACATTCCCCTACACACCTACTGTTTCGAGCGGCTGGCCGAGTTCGCCGGTCGCCCCTGCGTCATCGACGGTGCCACCGGCACCGTGCTCACCTACGCCGAGGTCGACGCCGCCGCACGCGGCTTCGCCGCCGGTCTGTTCAGTGTCGGCATCGGGCGGGGCGACGTGTTCATGATCCTCCTCCGCAACTCCCCCGAGTTCGTTATCGCCTTCCTCGCCGCCTCCTACCGGGGGGCCGTCGCCACCACCGCCAATCCCTTTTACACCACCGGCGAGATCCACAAGCAGGCGGCCGGCTCCGGCGCCCGCCTCATCATCACCGAGTCGTGCTACGTGGACAAGATCCGGGAGTTCGCCGGGGAGCGCGACATCACCATCGTCACCGTGGGCGACGGTCCCGCCCCCGACGGCTGCCGCCTCTTCGCCGACCTCATGGGGACGGACGCGGGCGCGCTGTCGGCGGCGGAGTTCGACCCGGACGACGTGGTCGCGCTGCCCTACTCGTCGGGCACCACCGGGCTGCCCAAGGGCGTGATGCTGACGCACCGGAGCCTGATCACGAGCGTGGCCCAGCAGGTGGACGGCGACAACCCCAATCTCTACCTCCACCAGGACGACGTGCTGCTCTGCGTGCTGCCGCTCTTCCACATCTACTCCCTCAACTCGGTGCTTCTCTGCGGGCTACGCGTCGGCGCTGCCATCCTGATCATGCGGCGCTTCGAGGTCGGACCGCTGCTGGAACTGGTGCAGCGCCACAGGGTGACCATCGCGCCCTTCGTGCCGCCCATCGTGCTGGAGTTCGTGAAGAGCCCGCTCGTCGATGGCTACGACCTGTCGTCGATTCGGATGGTCATGTCCGGGGCGGCGCCCATGGGGAAGGAGCTCGAGGACAAGTTCATGACCAAACTTCCCAATGCCCAGCTGGGCCAG GGGTACGGGATGACAGAGGCGGGGCCGGTGCTTTCGATGTGCCTGGCGTTCGCGAAGGAGCCGTTCGAGGTGAAGTCGGGCGCGTGCGGCACCGTGGTGAGGAACGCGGAGATGAAGATCGTGGACCCCGCGACCGGCGCGTCCTTAGGCAGCAACCAGCGGGGCGAGATCTGCATCCGAGGAGCCCAAATCATGAAAG GTTATATCAATGATCCAGAGGCGACAAGGAACACCATAGACAAGGATGGTTGGCTGCACACAGGAGACATCGGGTATGTGGACAACGACGATGAGGTCTTCATTGTCGACAGGCTCAAGGAGATCATCAAGTACAAAGGTTTCCAGGTAGCCCCAGCTGAGCTTGAAGCTCTACTGATCACCCACCCTAACATCGCTGATGCCGCTGTTGTCCC GATGAAGGATGAAGCAGCTGGGGAAGTGCCCGTTGCGTTTGTCGTGAGGTCGAATGGCTCGAAGATTTCCGAGGATGAGATCAAGCAATACATATCAAAACAG GTGGTTTTCTACAAGAGAATCAACAAGGTATTCTTCACGGAAACCATTCCGAAGGCACCATCCGGCAAAATCTTGAGGAAGGATCTAAGAGCGAAGCTAGCCGCCCAATTTCCCATCGGCCCATTTCCATGA